In Alosa alosa isolate M-15738 ecotype Scorff River chromosome 10, AALO_Geno_1.1, whole genome shotgun sequence, the genomic stretch CAAACATATATGATGGTAGTTATATGGTATATTCATACCACTGCCCAGCACTAATTACATTTAAGTATCCAAAATAAGCTGGATGGTCAAAGTCACCATCTTATCACTAGTGGTCTTTAAGGAACACACCCACCACAGACAAGCACCTCCACTGTAGTCTTCGTTGTTCCAACTCTACTTTGCCCAATATTGTTAACGCAAAGACAGTCATGTTGTCTTACCTTGATTCCTGATCCCTGGGCTAGATGACGTGTGGCTGCAAACGCCTTCTTCACACTGCCATTCCCTCCTGTGAGGTGAAGGGCCTTAAATGGGAACGTTGTCTGCGTCACCACCACCACGGTGGGCAGACACAGGTGGGCCACCGTGACCTTTATTACTGCCGGTCCCAACTCCCgtcccacctccaccccatgGCTCTCCGTCCTCTATGTTCTTTGGCTTTCCGGCTGGTGATTGCAGACATTCCTTCCGTAGAATCCTTAAAAGGCTGTAGCATTCCTGGGCCCCACCACAATACATGCTAATTGGATTCTATTCTTTAGATATTCGTTTTAATTTCAAATGGAGCGGATCAAGTGGATTTGCAAGAAAGGTCAAGTCGTGTCCATGTGGTCGATGGAAGTTAGAAAAAGGCCATTCAAagcaaattaaaaacaaatgaagTGCATTGCATGTGGTTGCGTCAGACAGTCTTGATTTACTGTAGGCCATCTGTTTACTTCAGACCATGAACATGCATGGCTCTGTACAGCCTCTCTTGCATTCAAAAGGTTATTTAAAAGTAGACCATACCTAAAAGGTTTATAGCTGAGTGGTATCTCACTAATTTTCATGTTACCAAATAGTTTGATTCAGTGCTGAACTTGTTTAGTGGTATGATTTAGTTTAGAAGTtgttgaaactagatgtaccgcagagcggtacaaaatatgaccgccgcccagtctagcacattttttccacaaaaataaatcacgctgaaaggcctatatgttGAGGGTTAGTGACCCCCTCATCACAAACGGTACTTTTGTGCTTCActtgtctcactaaattgcattatccacactcaattctcactggtatctgctagacaacaagtaccaaaacatgattagttcatagatttcacaaattcattttatacaaccccacccccatcttgcctgttcataattctgagaaattcttgagttgtgtgcatgtgtgcgtgcagacatttatgtttatgtgtgtgtgtgtgtgtgtgtgtgtgtgtgtgtgtgtgtgtgcgtgcttgtgagtttgtctgcgtatgtgtgtttgtgcatgtgcatgcatgcgtacatatgtctactgtgtgagtatgtgtcatacgtatgattactgtgaatgtacagtatgtgtgtgcgtgtgtatctgtttatgcacatgtgtgcacatggaatgggttaacatgacccctggaggcaaacatacagaaaaaattggtcatcctaggccctacggttctcaagatattcacagaaaactgtgtctgccctaccctcctttcggggggtccagtccagtgggggggctacagatcaaaatgaacgAGCCTACGAGCGAgcatggttccatgctatctatgtggggttacatgcccaccaagtttcgtgtatcccggtctttcagtgtcccaggaatccttgttggtgtacggtcactaaatgtacacataaaacattttattgtaaggccccccatgaatgaaagttcacaaaacttggcatgcattcggaaggtgtcataatgatcctacactttcaatttcgtgcagttttgaccatgtcagccagagatattgtgataacacctaattttttgctttttaatttttaactaggtggcgctatacatgaaataagtggtaatgggatgggttgacatgcccccttaagaccaacatacaaaaaaaggtggacctcctaggccctacggttctcgagatattcacagaaaactgtctccggccacctacaggccagttggtgtatagtaacataaattaatttattgtgtggccccccatgacttggtgtgcattcagagggtgtcataatgatcctacacttccaatttcgtgcagttttgactatgttaggtcacagatacctgcgattacaacaactcatatttacttttttgtgtttaactaagttaaacacagcttcgctgcgcggcggtcattaTAAGTAGTGCTCATTACTGATATTCATCTTTTGATGCATGGCACATAAACCAACAcatttaatgaaaataaacattttgtttgtgtCACCTACTGCCTGTTCAGGCTTTGCTGTTGTTAAAAACCGATCCGTCTGTTATGTGGATGAGTGAGGGAAGATGTATTAAGGAAGAGTGGATGACTGTCCTCTCTTCAAACAGATTGTGACCGCAGGGTGTCTTTGCTGTCAGCACCCTGGAGTTTATGCCACTGACAGTGATCACCACAGAGGATCATGGGAGTGACCTGCCTTTCCCAATCCACCTTACCCCCATCATTGACCATATGTTAGGCCTACTAATTCCAAATCACTGGATGCCTACACCTAAAGAGGGAAGTACTGAAATCCTTAAAAAAAAACGTTGTGttttactgtctttattgtatcTTGTAGTAATGTATTTAGTGTTAGCAACGATATTTACCAATTTAGTGAGGTTAGATATGGTAATTATGAACTATGGTTTAATATatgaaaataacaaataaataccAGAAAACAGATATATTTTATTCATACCAGTCACATTACATGCCATTTTATTTCGTTTTATAGACTATATTTCACAAACCCTGCTGCTCCATTTTTAATCGATACATTATTTAGCTGTTTGTGAAGTCAAATTGGATGAATTCCTTATTGCAAACATTATACACCTGCGGCGGGTACATTATAAATACAACTTTATCATCatcataaatatataatatcttGTGTAGCTAACACAAATTCTAGTATATGAAATGTCCAAGTCAGTGTTTCTCTCACTTTGATGCTGAAATGTCCATATAAAGTAAACTTTTACAGCAGCCTCAGGTTCTATGGACTGATGGTAACATGACAGCCATTGCGTCTTCTCTTTAGCTTTCAAACCATAGATGAACTGCTTCCAGATAAATTGATGAGGAACTATAGAAATGTGTAAAAATATTAGAGCATGTCAAATATGTTGAAGGGTTAGATTCCATGAAAATGCAATCAAAATTGCCACTTACAGTGTGGCAAACAGTGATTTGATAGTTTCACAGTCCCTCATATGTGATAGTGTTCAAGTTTGCTGGAGGAACAAAAAACAGTATGCTAATTCCAACCAGATAAATAATTATACATGTGTAGTATAATGTGTAGTATTCATACAAAACATGTGCTTGGTTTTATAATACAGCCTTCATCTTATCTCACCTAAGCCAGACTGAAATCAACCAATGTCATATGGAGAAACTTGACATTTGTCAACATGTAAGTATTGAAAAGATAATTTAACAAATCAGTGAAGTGTATAAGAAATAGTCATAGAAAGCAGTTATAAGGTGCTTTGCTCTGGAggatatattacagtaattacagaCATAATAGAGCACAGGTGACTCAAATGCATTTTCATTCTCCTCTGTTACACCCACCACAAAGTACCACAGTGCCAAAGAAACCAGCTGCCTTACCGAGCTGAGATATGGGATATTCATCAGTGATCCCAAAAATCCAAACGCCATGGGGAAAAATGACCTGGGAACATTagaatttcattttatttttgtcaacaAAGACCTTCTGGCTCTGTGTTGTCTTAGGGTATGTCCTATATCTGGATAATAGCTATTCAGAGAAGAAACAAATATACTTTGTACTTTGTTCATTGTCCATTTATAGCAACACTATTCTACAATTTGCCACTTTCGCCAAAAGGCaccagttagcatgctagcaagcctTTAGCAGTGGCCGTAAGATTCTGGGAGGTGATCACAAGGTTTCACACGTCTTTTAGGTAGCTAGCTTACTGGCTACCAAAAGCAAATATATTGCTTTAACCGCTCAGCTAGCTGTGAAACACATGAATCTGTAGAAGGAATAACAAAATGACAACTCAACTCAGCTAACCCAAGTGGCCCTTTAATGCATATTAACCATTTGTTATGTTATACAAATCATCATAAAAATACAGGGCATCACAGTCTAACCAGAGAGGGTTGAGCAGTTAGTAATCAGGGATATGATTTAACTGGGGCAGCCTGCCTATGAACCATGATCCTCACAGGTTTGTGCCACATGAAACAAACCCTGCGCCAAGGCCTGTACCCCTACTTACTTAAACAGCAGCACAAAGCCGTAACTCTCCACTGCCATGCCAATGACTGGCCAGCGCAGGAGCACCAGAGCCACACCACCCAGGAAGAAGGTAGAGGCTTTCAGCTTCTGCCTCTGGAAGAAAAAGTGTGCTGTCCTTCTCAGGCCAATGATGAAGGCTAAGCCAGTCAGAAAAAGCACCTGTAGATGACCACAGAGTTATTCACATAAAGTGTGCCttcatttttttgtttctaTTCATGAATGAGATGTTTTTGCTTATCCATATTAATCATGCCTCAAAGCTTCCAAGTGTGCCATTCTGATGAAAGCTTGTTGAcatttgagctcaacagccaatcaaattgcaCCCCTTCCCTCCATGCTCCTAGCCTGAAAATCGGGCCCCAAATCTGAAAGATTAAAGGTCTGGCTacaagtaatgaaaatggcccaacttgaggggcggcaccaagcatgcatttgaaaatatcactgcacacaattggataacactacgaccgatgtttactgactgattcccgACTTCGATGcgattggataacactacaaacaatgtttactgactgattccggactttgacGTTGCAGCACTGTCGTCATGTTTAGcttgcctctggcccgcctatatcagatacaccaatGTAATAGGTAATGGGCATCATCACTCATCGCCAGAGTAACTtgtgagcaaattcaaattgtgctctcgcgagaactccaGAGATTTCCAGGGTACCATGCTCCTGGAACAACATGCTGATTGACTGGACACTGACAGCTAAAGGGCCAGGCGGAGCATTTCACTGAATTTTACTGAAAGTGAACTGGATTATAGCTGTGGACTCTCCCTTTCAGCATGCCAGCCTCAGAACTACTTTCAGGAGAAGATGAGGGTCTGAAACCCATGGATCAGTAATGTTTAGTAATTGCATTTGAGGTAAATTATATCTGCAAACTGGATTTAAAAATAATGTAACAGCATTCTGATAAAGAGAGGGACTCACATTTCCAAGTGCCAGCAGGACAGAGTCAAAGTACAGTAACACGCCGAAGAGCAGAAAGAACACTCCAAAGCCTGTCAGGCCCACTCCGATCTCTTTGGGAGAGTCAAGCCCGGAAAAGCCAGGCATTAGACAAGCTATTAAACACATTCTGTTGGCTATGTAGTAAGAAAGTACATTAAAGACCATTGTGTGCTAATCATGTCATTTTAATGAAAAGGCCATTAATGTTTCCTCCCTCAACTGGTAGAAAGCTGCTAATACCACTGCTGtggattacattttgagggagcACACATGCTAATAGATTCCCAGTACTGTAGCCTAAGTCACTGTGGAcgaaagtgtctgctaaacaaatatgtgtataATATTTGATTGCCTGAGACTAATAAACCCATACGAGAGTTTCTGATCTAACCTGGttgttatattttatttaatcatATATACAATCTTCACTTAAAGAAGACTGTGAATGtttgataaaatccaatatTTGACTCATGAGTTACTTTTCAAAACTGACCACAGTAAGACAGTCAGGCATAGATGACCCATGACATATTACTCAGATAGATCATGCAGTTAGTTAGTAGAAAGGAACTTACTCTGAAACTCTGTGATCGTGACCATGGTGTTTTCCAATGCCTTATTCAGCAgtagctctctctttctcttcaggcTGCATATGATGTGTCTTTAAGATTTGACCTTTGAACTCTCCCAGCCCCACTTGGCGGTGATCATTAACTAAATGAGAGGCCTACGCATACTGTACAATGCTCTTTTGCTCCTTGACGGTTCAAACAGATTGATTACAGGGTTGCTACATGTCATCAGTTGCATTAGACTAAAGTGCATCCGTCATCCTCCAAGTGAAGTCATCCAAATCTACAAACTGACAAAACCTTATTTGTAAAACCATGAATATCATGATGACAAAACTCAAATATATCAGCGTAGCCATAAAATAGATTAGAATACATAAGGACAATGACCGTACATCGTCATCAGAAAAATGACCTAAGCTCAAAATAACTGAGGAAAGATGTGGATAGTGCTTATCCATTTTGTGATTGTATTGTCCAT encodes the following:
- the golt1a gene encoding vesicle transport protein GOT1A, translated to MVTITEFQKIGVGLTGFGVFFLLFGVLLYFDSVLLALGNVLFLTGLAFIIGLRRTAHFFFQRQKLKASTFFLGGVALVLLRWPVIGMAVESYGFVLLFKSFFPMAFGFLGSLMNIPYLSSFLINLSGSSSSMV